The sequence TATTTTGTTTTATATGTGTAAATGGTAGTTCTGCTGTTTTTGATCGTTTTTTGTAGATTTTTTGTGCCCAGTCTGTTTCCATTTTCCGTTGCATTCTAATCTTGGAAGGGTTTCCATA is a genomic window of uncultured Methanobrevibacter sp. containing:
- a CDS encoding transposase, yielding YGNPSKIRMQRKMETDWAQKIYKKRSKTAELPFTHIKQNMKLHEFTTTGIKNTNTEFKLYIIGHNLKRIYNEINKKNN